The following is a genomic window from Vicinamibacterales bacterium.
GGAGGTGGGCTTCCCGCCGGGCGTCCTGAACGTGGTGACCGGCTACGGCCACGAGGCCGGCGCCGCGCTGACCGCGCACCACGGCGTGGACCACATCTCGTTCACGGGCTCCACCGTCACCGGCCGACTCGTGGCGGCCGCCGCGGCCGAGCGGCACTGCCCCGTCACGCTGGAGCTGGGCGGCAAGTCGCCGCAGATCGTCTTCGACGACGCGGACCTCGATGCCGCCCTGCCCGTGGTCGTCAACGCCATCGTCCAGAACGCGGGCCAGACCTGTTCGGCCGGGAGCCGCCTGCTCGTGCAGCGTGGCGTCTACGAGACGGTGCTCGACCGGCTGGCCGAGCGCTTCCGGGGCCTGCGCGCCGGCCCGCCGGCGCTCGAGCTCGAGATGGGCCCGCTCGTCAACGAGAAGCAGTTCGCGGTGGTGGATCGCTTCGTCCGCCAGGCCGAGGCGGCGCGCATCCCGGTGGCGGCCAGGGGCACCCTGCACCCGGAGGCCGCGGCCTCCGGCTACTACCACGCGGCCGTGCTCTTCCGCGACGTGCCCCCGGAGAGCGAGCTGGCGCAACGCGAGATCTTCGGGCCCGTGCTGGCCGCCATGCCCTTCGAGGACGAAGCCGAGGCGATCCGGCTGGCCAACGGCACCGACTACGGACTCGTCGCCGGCCTCTGGACGCGGGACGGAGCACGACAGTTCCGGGTGGCCCGCAGCCTGCGATGCGGCCAGGTGTTCGTCAACAACTACGGGGCCGGCGGGGGCGTGGAGCTGCCCTTCGGCGGGGTGAAGTCCAGCGGCCACGGGCGGGAAAAGGGCTTCGAGGCGCTGCTCAGCTTCACCGTCCTGAAGACCATCGCCTTCAAGCACTGACCGGCGCGGCCGTGGACCACGCCGGCCCCGGCGTGCGGTATGCTGGCACGCCGGCTGCGGATGGCGCAGCCCTGCCGAGGATGATCGACTCCATGCGATACGCCCGCTTGTTCATCTGCACCGTTCTCGCCGCCGCCGCCGTGTCCGCCGCCAGCCCTGCGTGGGCGCAGGCCGAACTGCGCTTCGGGGTGTGGGACAACACGACCAACCCCAACAACGTCATGACCTACGAGCCCTTCGAGAAGGGCGGCAGCAAGCTCACGGTCAGCAACCCGTCCAAGCCGGAGGATGCCTGGAGCTACGTGACGTTCTTCGACGGGGTGTTCCGGCCCGTCCAGGGGCAGCCGGGATCCGAGACGGCCGTCGAGCTCATCAACGGCAGCGGAAA
Proteins encoded in this region:
- a CDS encoding aldehyde dehydrogenase family protein produces the protein MHQLHFIGGERTAGASGETIPVVDPSTGERFGTLARGTADDVARAVAAARAAVGPALDGPWGRLSAANRGRLMMRLAQAVADRAEELAQLEARDTGKSLKTARADATALARYFEYYGGACDKLHGETLPYEPGYTVLTIREPHGVTAHIIPWNYPMQIFGRTVGASLAAGNACVVKPAEDASLSILRLAELAVEVGFPPGVLNVVTGYGHEAGAALTAHHGVDHISFTGSTVTGRLVAAAAAERHCPVTLELGGKSPQIVFDDADLDAALPVVVNAIVQNAGQTCSAGSRLLVQRGVYETVLDRLAERFRGLRAGPPALELEMGPLVNEKQFAVVDRFVRQAEAARIPVAARGTLHPEAAASGYYHAAVLFRDVPPESELAQREIFGPVLAAMPFEDEAEAIRLANGTDYGLVAGLWTRDGARQFRVARSLRCGQVFVNNYGAGGGVELPFGGVKSSGHGREKGFEALLSFTVLKTIAFKH